A window of Balearica regulorum gibbericeps isolate bBalReg1 chromosome Z, bBalReg1.pri, whole genome shotgun sequence contains these coding sequences:
- the CHD1 gene encoding chromodomain-helicase-DNA-binding protein 1 isoform X2, whose protein sequence is MNGHSDEESVRNSSGESSQSDDDSGSASGSGSDSSSGSSSDGSSSQSGSSDSESGSESGTQSESESDTSREKKQIQAKPPKVDESEFWKSSPSILAVQRSAVLKKQQQQQQAASSDSGSEEDSSSSEDSADDSSSETKKKKHKDEDWQMSESGSVSGTDSDSESEEDREKSSCEESESDYEPKNKVKSRKPPSRIKPKSGKKSAGLKKRQLDSSEEEDYDKRGSRRQATVNISYKEAEETKTDSDDLLEVCGEDVPQTEEDEFETIEKFMDSRIGRKGATGAATTIYAVEADGDPNAGFEKSKEPGEIQYLIKWKGWSHIHNTWETEETLKQQNVKGMKKLDNYKKKDQETKRWLKNASPEDVEYYNCQQELTDDLHKQYQIVERVIAHSNQKSAAGYPDYYCKWQGLPYSECSWEDGALIAKKFQARIDEYFSRNQSKTTPFKDCKVLKQRPRFVTLKKQPSYIGGHESLELRDYQLNGLNWLAHSWCKGNSCILADEMGLGKTIQTISFLNYLFHEHQLYGPFLLVVPLSTLTSWQREIQTWAPQMNAVVYLGDITSRNMIRTHEWMHPQTKRLKFNILLTTYEILLKDKSFLGGLNWAFIGVDEAHRLKNDDSLLYKTLIDFKSNHRLLITGTPLQNSLKELWSLLHFIMPEKFSSWEDFEEEHGKGREYGYASLHKELEPFLLRRVKKDVEKSLPAKVEQILRMEMSALQKQYYKWILTRNYKALSKGSKGSTSGFLNIMMELKKCCNHCYLIKPPDDNEFYNKQEALQHLIRSSGKLILLDKLLIRLRERGNRVLIFSQMVRMLDILAEYLKYRQFPFQRLDGSIKGELRKQALDHFNAEGSEDFCFLLSTRAGGLGINLASADTVVIFDSDWNPQNDLQAQARAHRIGQKKQVNIYRLVTKGSVEEDILERAKKKMVLDHLVIQRMDTTGKTVLHTGSTPSSSTPFNKEELSAILKFGAEELFKEPEGEEQEPQEMDIDEILKRAETRENEPGPLTVGDELLSQFKVANFSNMDEDDIELEPERNSRNWEEIIPEVQRRRIEEEERQKELEEIYMLPRMRNCAKQISFNGSEGRRSRSRRYSGSDSDSISERKRPKKRGRPRTIPRENIKGFSDAEIRRFIKSYKKFGGPLERLDAVARDAELVDKSETDLRRLGELVHNGCIKALKDNSSGQERAGRLGKVKGPTFRISGVQVNAKLVISHEEELAPLHKSIPADPEERKRYVIPCHTKAAHFDIDWGKEDDSNLLIGIYEYGYGSWEMIKMDPDLSLTQKILPDDPDKKPQAKQLQTRADYLIKLLNKDLARKEAQRLAGAGNSKRRKTRTKKNKVIKAAKIKEEIKSDSSLQPSEKSDEDDNEDNKDEIVSVKHLHKKIKAEKENEEKPEPDIGIKKEAEEKRETKEKENKRDLKREKKEKEDKKELKEKDIKEKRENKVKESAQKEKEVKEEKVNEIKSENKEKTKKIPLLDTPVHITATSEPVPISEESEELDQKTFSVCKERMRPVKAALKQLDRPEKGLSEREQLEHTRQCLIKIGDHITECLKEYTNPEQIKQWRKNLWIFVSKFTEFDARKLHKLYKHAIKKRQESQQHNDQNISSNVNTHVIRNPDVERLKENTNHDDSSRDSYSSDRHFSQYHDHHKDRHQGEAYKKNDSRKRPYSAFSNGKDHRDWDHYKQDSRYYSDSKHRKLDDYRSRDHRSNLEGSLKDSRAHSDHRSHSDHRIHSDHRSTSEYSHHKSRDYRYHSDWQMDHRASGSGPRSPLDQRSPYGSRSPLGHRSPFEHSSDHKNTPEHTWSSRKT, encoded by the exons CCAATCAGATGACGATTCCGGGTCAGCATCAGGTTCTGGATCTGATTCAAGCTCTGGAAGCAGTAGTGATGGAAGCAGCAGCCAGTCAGGCAGCAGTGACTCTGAGTCTGGTTCAGAGTCAGGCACTCAGTCAGAATCAGAGTCTGACACATctagagagaagaaacagattCAAGCTAAACCACCAAAAGTTGACGAATCTGag TTTTGGAAGTCTAGTCCAAGTATACTTGCTGTGCAAAGATCAGCAGTGCTCaagaaacaacagcaacaacaacaggCAGCCTCATCAGACAGTGGTTCAGAAGAG GACTCATCAAGTAGTGAAGATTCTGCAGATGATTCATCCAgtgaaacaaagaagaaaaaacataagGA TGAAGACTGGCAAATGTCGGAATCAGGGTCAGTATCAGGAACTGATTCTGATTCTGAATCAGAGGAAGATAGGGAGAAAAGCAGTTGTGAAGAGAGTGAATCTGACTATGAGCCAAAAAACAAGGTCAAGAGTCGGAAACCTCCAAGCAG AATTAAGCCaaaaagtgggaaaaagagTGCAGGACTGAAAAAGAGGCAACTTGATTCATCGGAGGAGGAGGATTATGATAAGAGAGGATCTCGTCGCCAGGCAACAGTCAACATTAGTTacaaagaagctgaagaaaccAAGACAGATTCTGATGATTTGCTGGAAGTTTGTGGAGAAGATGTCCCACAAACTGAAGAAGATGAATTTGAAACTATAGAGAAGTTCATGGATAGTCGAATTGGCCGAAAaggag CCACGGGTGCTGCAACCACCATCTATGCAGTTGAGGCAGATGGTGACCCAAATGCTGGGTTTGAAAAGTCAAAGGAGCCAGGAGAAATACAGTATCTTATTAAATGGAAAGGTTGGTCACACATCCATAACACTTGGGAAACTGAGGAAACACTGAAGCAACAAAATGTTAAAGGAATGAAGAAACTGGACAACTATAAGAAAAAGGATCAGGAAACAAAACGATG GCTGAAAAATGCTTCTCCAGAAGATGTGGAATATTACAACTGCCAGCAGGAGCTTACAGATGATCTACACAAACAATATCAGATTGTGGAAAGAGTAATTG CTCATTCAAATCAGAAATCAGCGGCTGGTTATCCAGACTACTATTGCAAATGGCAGGGTCTGCCTTACTCAGAATGTAGCTGGGAAGATGGTGCTCTCATTGCCAAAAAGTTTCAGGCACGCATTGATGAGTATTTTAGCAGAAATCAGTCCAAGACCACTCCCTTTAAGGATTGCAAG GTTCTAAAACAGAGGCCAAGGTTTGTTACACTAAAGAAGCAACCTTCTTACATTGGAGGACATGAAAGTTTAGAGTTAAGAGATTATCAGTTAAATGGATTGAATTGGCTTGCTCACTCATGGTGCAA agggaATAGCTGTATTCTTGCAGATGAAATGGGTCTGGGCAAAACAATacaaacaatttcttttctgaactaCTTGTTTCACGAACATCAACTGTATGGGCCTTTCTTGCTGGTTGTGCCACTTTCTACCTTGACATCTTGGCAAAGAGAGATTCAAACTTGGGCTCCTCAGATGAATGCTGTGGTTTACTTAGGAGATATAACTAGCAGAAATATG ATTAGAACTCATGAATGGATGCATCCACAGACCAAACGATTAAAATTTAACATACTTCTAACAACATATGAAATTTTGCTGAAGGATAAG TCATTCCTTGGTGGTCTGAATTGGGCGTTCATAGGAGTTGATGAAGCTCATCGTTTAAAAAATGACGACTCTCTTCTGTACAAGACGTTAATAGACTTTAAGTCTAACCATCGTCTTCTTATTACTGGAACCCCTCTGCAAAACTCCCTCAAAGAACTTTGGTCTTTGTTGCACTTCATCATGCCAGAAAA GTTTTCCTCCTGGGAAGATTTTGAAGAGGAGCATGGCAAAGGGAGAGAGTATGGTTATGCCAGTCTTCACAAAGAACTTGAACCATTCCTGCTGAGAAGAGTTAAAAAAGATGTAGAAAAGTCTTTACCTGCTAAAGTTGAGCAAATTTTGAGGATGGAAATGAGTGCATTGCAGAAGCAATATTACAA GTGGATTTTAACCAGGAATTATAAAGCCCTCAGTAAAGGTTCAAAAGGCAGTACCTCAGGCTTTTTGAATATCATGATGGAACTCAAGAAGTGTTGTAACCATTGCTACCTCATTAAACCACCAGATGATAATGAATTCTATAATAAACAGGAGGCCTTACAG CATTTAATACGTAGCAGTGGGAAACTAATCCTTCTTGACAAGCTACTGATTCGTCTGCGAGAACGTGGCAACAGAGTTCTGATTTTCTCACAGATGGTGAGGATGCTGGACATCCTAGCAGAATATCTGAAGTATCGTCAGTTTCCATTTCAG AGACTTGATGGATCAATAAAAGGAGAATTGAGGAAACAAGCACTGGATCATTTTAATGCAGAAGGATCAGAG GACTTCTGCTTTTTACTGTCTACTAGAGCTGGAGGATTAGGTATCAACTTGGCATCTGCTGACACTGTAGTTATATTTGATTCTGACTGGAATCCACAGAACGACCTGCAAGCACAGGCTAGAGCGCATAGGATTGGACAGAAGAAACAG GTTAATATTTATCGGCTAGTCACAAAAGGATCAGTAGAAGAAGATATCCTTGAAAGAGCCAAGAAAAAGATGGTGTTAGATCATTTAGTAATTCAGAGAATGGACACTACAGGGAAGACTGTACTGCATACAGGCTCTACTCCTTCAAg CTCAACACCTTTTAATAAGGAGGAGTTATCAGCTATTTTGAAGTTTGGTGCTGAGGAACTTTTTAAAGAACCTGAAGGGGAAGAACAGGAGCCCCAG gaAATGGATATAGATGAAATCTTGAAGAGGGCTGAAACTCGGGAAAATGAGCCTGGTCCATTAACTGTGGGAGATGAGTTGCTTTCACAGTTCAAG GTGGCCAACTTTTCCAATATGGATGAAGATGATATTGAGTTGGaaccagaaagaaattcaagaaaTTGGGAAGAAATAATTCCAGAAGTCCAGCGGCGAAGAatagaagaggaggaaagacaaaaagaactTGAAGAAATATACATGCTCCCAAGGATGAGAAACTGTGCAAAACAG ATCAGCTTTAATGGCAGTGAAGGGAGGCGCAGTAGAAGCAGAAGATACTCTGGGTCTGATAGTGACTCCATCTCAGAAAGAAAACGGCCAAAAAAACGTGGAAGACCACGAACTATTCCTcgagaaaatattaaaggatTTAGTGATGCAGAGATCAGGCG GTTTATCAAGAGTTACAAGAAATTTGGTGGCCCTCTTGAAAG GTTAGATGCTGTAGCTAGAGATGCCGAGCTAGTTGATAAATCAGAGACAGATCTTAGACGTTTGGGAGAGCTTGTACATAATGGATGCATTAAAGCTTTAAAGGACAATTCATCTGGACAAGAAAGAGCAG GTAGACTTGGGAAAGTTAAAGGCCCAACATTCCGAATCTCAGGAGTGCAAGTGAATGCAAAGCTAGTCATCTCTCATGAAGAAGAGTTGGCACCATTGCACAAATCCATTCCTGCAGatccagaagaaagaaaaag ATATGTCATCCCATGCCACACCAAGGCTGCTCATTTTGATATAGACTGGGGTAAGGAAGATGATTCCAATCTGTTAATAGGCATCTATGAATATGGTTATGGCAGCTGGGAAATGATAAAAATGGATCCTGATCTTAGTTTGACACAGAAG ATTCTGCCTGACGATCCAGATAAGAAACCCCAGGCAAAGCAGTTACAGACCCGTGCAGACTACCTCATTAAATTACTGAATAAAGACCTTGCAAGGAAGGAAGCACAAAGGCTTGCTGGTGCA GGCAattcaaagaggaggaaaacaagaacaaagaaGAATAAGGTGATAAaggctgcaaaaataaaagaagaaataaaaagtgactCTTCACTACAACCCTCGGAAAAATCTGATGAAGATGATAATGAGGATAACAAG GATGAGATTGTTTCAGTGAAACATctgcataaaaaaattaaagcagaaaaagaaaatgaagaaaagcctgAGCCAGATATTGGTATAAAGaaggaagctgaagaaaaaagagagacaaaagaaaaggaaaataagagggatttgaaaagggagaaaaaagaaaaagaggataagaaagaattaaaagaaaaagatattaaagaaaagagagaaaacaaagtaaaagaatccgcacagaaagaaaaagaagtaaaggaAGAGAAG gtaaatgaaataaaatctgaaaataaagaaaaaactaaaaaaattccATTGCTGGATACTCCAGTTCATATTACTGCAACTAGTGAACCAGTTCCTATATCAGAAGAATCTGAAGAACTAGATCAGAAAACTTTTAGTGTG tgCAAAGAAAGAATGAGGCCTGTCAAAGCAGCATTGAAACAGCTGGATCGACCAGAGAAGGGCCTTTCTGAAAGAGAGCAGCTGGAACATACAAGGCAGTGTCTAATAAAAATTGGGGATCACATTACTGAATGTCTAAAGGAGTACACAAATcctgaacaaattaaacagtgGAGAAA aaatttgtggatttttgtttctaagtTTACAGAATTTGATGCCAGAAAGCTGCACAAACTTTATAAACATGCAATCAAAAAACGCCAAGAGTCGCAG CAACACAATGACCAGAATATTAGCAGCAATGTGAATACACATGTAATTAGAAATCCAG AtgtggaaagactgaaggagaaCACAAACCATGATGACAGTAGCAGGGACAGTTATTCTTCTGATAGACATTTTTCACAGTATCACGATCATCATAAAGACAGGCATCAGGGAGAAGCTTACAAGAAAAATGACTCTAGGAAAAGGCCCTATTCAGCCTTCAGCAATGGAAAAGATCACAGGGACTGGGATCACTACAAACAAGACAGTAG aTATTACAGTGATAGTAAACATAGAAAGTTAGATGACTACAGGAGCAGAGACCACAGGTCAAACCTGGAAGGAAGTTTAAAAGACAGCCGGGCTCATTCAGATCACCGTTCGCATTCAGACCACAGGATACATTCAGATCACCGGTCCACTTCAGAGTACAGCCATCATAAATCTAGAGATTATAGATACCACTCAGACTGGCAAATGGACCACAGAGCTTCAGGTAGCGGCCCAAGGTCACCATTAGATCAGAGGTCTCCTTATGGTTCAAGATCTCCCCTAGGACACAGATCTCCATTTGAACACTCATCAGATCACAAAAATACACCTGAACATACATGGAGTAGCCGGAAAACATAA
- the CHD1 gene encoding chromodomain-helicase-DNA-binding protein 1 isoform X1 translates to MNGHSDEESVRNSSGESSQSDDDSGSASGSGSDSSSGSSSDGSSSQSGSSDSESGSESGTQSESESDTSREKKQIQAKPPKVDESEFWKSSPSILAVQRSAVLKKQQQQQQAASSDSGSEEDSSSSEDSADDSSSETKKKKHKDEDWQMSESGSVSGTDSDSESEEDREKSSCEESESDYEPKNKVKSRKPPSRIKPKSGKKSAGLKKRQLDSSEEEDYDKRGSRRQATVNISYKEAEETKTDSDDLLEVCGEDVPQTEEDEFETIEKFMDSRIGRKGATGAATTIYAVEADGDPNAGFEKSKEPGEIQYLIKWKGWSHIHNTWETEETLKQQNVKGMKKLDNYKKKDQETKRWLKNASPEDVEYYNCQQELTDDLHKQYQIVERVIAHSNQKSAAGYPDYYCKWQGLPYSECSWEDGALIAKKFQARIDEYFSRNQSKTTPFKDCKVLKQRPRFVTLKKQPSYIGGHESLELRDYQLNGLNWLAHSWCKGNSCILADEMGLGKTIQTISFLNYLFHEHQLYGPFLLVVPLSTLTSWQREIQTWAPQMNAVVYLGDITSRNMIRTHEWMHPQTKRLKFNILLTTYEILLKDKSFLGGLNWAFIGVDEAHRLKNDDSLLYKTLIDFKSNHRLLITGTPLQNSLKELWSLLHFIMPEKFSSWEDFEEEHGKGREYGYASLHKELEPFLLRRVKKDVEKSLPAKVEQILRMEMSALQKQYYKWILTRNYKALSKGSKGSTSGFLNIMMELKKCCNHCYLIKPPDDNEFYNKQEALQHLIRSSGKLILLDKLLIRLRERGNRVLIFSQMVRMLDILAEYLKYRQFPFQRLDGSIKGELRKQALDHFNAEGSEDFCFLLSTRAGGLGINLASADTVVIFDSDWNPQNDLQAQARAHRIGQKKQVNIYRLVTKGSVEEDILERAKKKMVLDHLVIQRMDTTGKTVLHTGSTPSSSTPFNKEELSAILKFGAEELFKEPEGEEQEPQEMDIDEILKRAETRENEPGPLTVGDELLSQFKVANFSNMDEDDIELEPERNSRNWEEIIPEVQRRRIEEEERQKELEEIYMLPRMRNCAKQISFNGSEGRRSRSRRYSGSDSDSISERKRPKKRGRPRTIPRENIKGFSDAEIRRFIKSYKKFGGPLERLDAVARDAELVDKSETDLRRLGELVHNGCIKALKDNSSGQERAGGRLGKVKGPTFRISGVQVNAKLVISHEEELAPLHKSIPADPEERKRYVIPCHTKAAHFDIDWGKEDDSNLLIGIYEYGYGSWEMIKMDPDLSLTQKILPDDPDKKPQAKQLQTRADYLIKLLNKDLARKEAQRLAGAGNSKRRKTRTKKNKVIKAAKIKEEIKSDSSLQPSEKSDEDDNEDNKDEIVSVKHLHKKIKAEKENEEKPEPDIGIKKEAEEKRETKEKENKRDLKREKKEKEDKKELKEKDIKEKRENKVKESAQKEKEVKEEKVNEIKSENKEKTKKIPLLDTPVHITATSEPVPISEESEELDQKTFSVCKERMRPVKAALKQLDRPEKGLSEREQLEHTRQCLIKIGDHITECLKEYTNPEQIKQWRKNLWIFVSKFTEFDARKLHKLYKHAIKKRQESQQHNDQNISSNVNTHVIRNPDVERLKENTNHDDSSRDSYSSDRHFSQYHDHHKDRHQGEAYKKNDSRKRPYSAFSNGKDHRDWDHYKQDSRYYSDSKHRKLDDYRSRDHRSNLEGSLKDSRAHSDHRSHSDHRIHSDHRSTSEYSHHKSRDYRYHSDWQMDHRASGSGPRSPLDQRSPYGSRSPLGHRSPFEHSSDHKNTPEHTWSSRKT, encoded by the exons CCAATCAGATGACGATTCCGGGTCAGCATCAGGTTCTGGATCTGATTCAAGCTCTGGAAGCAGTAGTGATGGAAGCAGCAGCCAGTCAGGCAGCAGTGACTCTGAGTCTGGTTCAGAGTCAGGCACTCAGTCAGAATCAGAGTCTGACACATctagagagaagaaacagattCAAGCTAAACCACCAAAAGTTGACGAATCTGag TTTTGGAAGTCTAGTCCAAGTATACTTGCTGTGCAAAGATCAGCAGTGCTCaagaaacaacagcaacaacaacaggCAGCCTCATCAGACAGTGGTTCAGAAGAG GACTCATCAAGTAGTGAAGATTCTGCAGATGATTCATCCAgtgaaacaaagaagaaaaaacataagGA TGAAGACTGGCAAATGTCGGAATCAGGGTCAGTATCAGGAACTGATTCTGATTCTGAATCAGAGGAAGATAGGGAGAAAAGCAGTTGTGAAGAGAGTGAATCTGACTATGAGCCAAAAAACAAGGTCAAGAGTCGGAAACCTCCAAGCAG AATTAAGCCaaaaagtgggaaaaagagTGCAGGACTGAAAAAGAGGCAACTTGATTCATCGGAGGAGGAGGATTATGATAAGAGAGGATCTCGTCGCCAGGCAACAGTCAACATTAGTTacaaagaagctgaagaaaccAAGACAGATTCTGATGATTTGCTGGAAGTTTGTGGAGAAGATGTCCCACAAACTGAAGAAGATGAATTTGAAACTATAGAGAAGTTCATGGATAGTCGAATTGGCCGAAAaggag CCACGGGTGCTGCAACCACCATCTATGCAGTTGAGGCAGATGGTGACCCAAATGCTGGGTTTGAAAAGTCAAAGGAGCCAGGAGAAATACAGTATCTTATTAAATGGAAAGGTTGGTCACACATCCATAACACTTGGGAAACTGAGGAAACACTGAAGCAACAAAATGTTAAAGGAATGAAGAAACTGGACAACTATAAGAAAAAGGATCAGGAAACAAAACGATG GCTGAAAAATGCTTCTCCAGAAGATGTGGAATATTACAACTGCCAGCAGGAGCTTACAGATGATCTACACAAACAATATCAGATTGTGGAAAGAGTAATTG CTCATTCAAATCAGAAATCAGCGGCTGGTTATCCAGACTACTATTGCAAATGGCAGGGTCTGCCTTACTCAGAATGTAGCTGGGAAGATGGTGCTCTCATTGCCAAAAAGTTTCAGGCACGCATTGATGAGTATTTTAGCAGAAATCAGTCCAAGACCACTCCCTTTAAGGATTGCAAG GTTCTAAAACAGAGGCCAAGGTTTGTTACACTAAAGAAGCAACCTTCTTACATTGGAGGACATGAAAGTTTAGAGTTAAGAGATTATCAGTTAAATGGATTGAATTGGCTTGCTCACTCATGGTGCAA agggaATAGCTGTATTCTTGCAGATGAAATGGGTCTGGGCAAAACAATacaaacaatttcttttctgaactaCTTGTTTCACGAACATCAACTGTATGGGCCTTTCTTGCTGGTTGTGCCACTTTCTACCTTGACATCTTGGCAAAGAGAGATTCAAACTTGGGCTCCTCAGATGAATGCTGTGGTTTACTTAGGAGATATAACTAGCAGAAATATG ATTAGAACTCATGAATGGATGCATCCACAGACCAAACGATTAAAATTTAACATACTTCTAACAACATATGAAATTTTGCTGAAGGATAAG TCATTCCTTGGTGGTCTGAATTGGGCGTTCATAGGAGTTGATGAAGCTCATCGTTTAAAAAATGACGACTCTCTTCTGTACAAGACGTTAATAGACTTTAAGTCTAACCATCGTCTTCTTATTACTGGAACCCCTCTGCAAAACTCCCTCAAAGAACTTTGGTCTTTGTTGCACTTCATCATGCCAGAAAA GTTTTCCTCCTGGGAAGATTTTGAAGAGGAGCATGGCAAAGGGAGAGAGTATGGTTATGCCAGTCTTCACAAAGAACTTGAACCATTCCTGCTGAGAAGAGTTAAAAAAGATGTAGAAAAGTCTTTACCTGCTAAAGTTGAGCAAATTTTGAGGATGGAAATGAGTGCATTGCAGAAGCAATATTACAA GTGGATTTTAACCAGGAATTATAAAGCCCTCAGTAAAGGTTCAAAAGGCAGTACCTCAGGCTTTTTGAATATCATGATGGAACTCAAGAAGTGTTGTAACCATTGCTACCTCATTAAACCACCAGATGATAATGAATTCTATAATAAACAGGAGGCCTTACAG CATTTAATACGTAGCAGTGGGAAACTAATCCTTCTTGACAAGCTACTGATTCGTCTGCGAGAACGTGGCAACAGAGTTCTGATTTTCTCACAGATGGTGAGGATGCTGGACATCCTAGCAGAATATCTGAAGTATCGTCAGTTTCCATTTCAG AGACTTGATGGATCAATAAAAGGAGAATTGAGGAAACAAGCACTGGATCATTTTAATGCAGAAGGATCAGAG GACTTCTGCTTTTTACTGTCTACTAGAGCTGGAGGATTAGGTATCAACTTGGCATCTGCTGACACTGTAGTTATATTTGATTCTGACTGGAATCCACAGAACGACCTGCAAGCACAGGCTAGAGCGCATAGGATTGGACAGAAGAAACAG GTTAATATTTATCGGCTAGTCACAAAAGGATCAGTAGAAGAAGATATCCTTGAAAGAGCCAAGAAAAAGATGGTGTTAGATCATTTAGTAATTCAGAGAATGGACACTACAGGGAAGACTGTACTGCATACAGGCTCTACTCCTTCAAg CTCAACACCTTTTAATAAGGAGGAGTTATCAGCTATTTTGAAGTTTGGTGCTGAGGAACTTTTTAAAGAACCTGAAGGGGAAGAACAGGAGCCCCAG gaAATGGATATAGATGAAATCTTGAAGAGGGCTGAAACTCGGGAAAATGAGCCTGGTCCATTAACTGTGGGAGATGAGTTGCTTTCACAGTTCAAG GTGGCCAACTTTTCCAATATGGATGAAGATGATATTGAGTTGGaaccagaaagaaattcaagaaaTTGGGAAGAAATAATTCCAGAAGTCCAGCGGCGAAGAatagaagaggaggaaagacaaaaagaactTGAAGAAATATACATGCTCCCAAGGATGAGAAACTGTGCAAAACAG ATCAGCTTTAATGGCAGTGAAGGGAGGCGCAGTAGAAGCAGAAGATACTCTGGGTCTGATAGTGACTCCATCTCAGAAAGAAAACGGCCAAAAAAACGTGGAAGACCACGAACTATTCCTcgagaaaatattaaaggatTTAGTGATGCAGAGATCAGGCG GTTTATCAAGAGTTACAAGAAATTTGGTGGCCCTCTTGAAAG GTTAGATGCTGTAGCTAGAGATGCCGAGCTAGTTGATAAATCAGAGACAGATCTTAGACGTTTGGGAGAGCTTGTACATAATGGATGCATTAAAGCTTTAAAGGACAATTCATCTGGACAAGAAAGAGCAG GAGGTAGACTTGGGAAAGTTAAAGGCCCAACATTCCGAATCTCAGGAGTGCAAGTGAATGCAAAGCTAGTCATCTCTCATGAAGAAGAGTTGGCACCATTGCACAAATCCATTCCTGCAGatccagaagaaagaaaaag ATATGTCATCCCATGCCACACCAAGGCTGCTCATTTTGATATAGACTGGGGTAAGGAAGATGATTCCAATCTGTTAATAGGCATCTATGAATATGGTTATGGCAGCTGGGAAATGATAAAAATGGATCCTGATCTTAGTTTGACACAGAAG ATTCTGCCTGACGATCCAGATAAGAAACCCCAGGCAAAGCAGTTACAGACCCGTGCAGACTACCTCATTAAATTACTGAATAAAGACCTTGCAAGGAAGGAAGCACAAAGGCTTGCTGGTGCA GGCAattcaaagaggaggaaaacaagaacaaagaaGAATAAGGTGATAAaggctgcaaaaataaaagaagaaataaaaagtgactCTTCACTACAACCCTCGGAAAAATCTGATGAAGATGATAATGAGGATAACAAG GATGAGATTGTTTCAGTGAAACATctgcataaaaaaattaaagcagaaaaagaaaatgaagaaaagcctgAGCCAGATATTGGTATAAAGaaggaagctgaagaaaaaagagagacaaaagaaaaggaaaataagagggatttgaaaagggagaaaaaagaaaaagaggataagaaagaattaaaagaaaaagatattaaagaaaagagagaaaacaaagtaaaagaatccgcacagaaagaaaaagaagtaaaggaAGAGAAG gtaaatgaaataaaatctgaaaataaagaaaaaactaaaaaaattccATTGCTGGATACTCCAGTTCATATTACTGCAACTAGTGAACCAGTTCCTATATCAGAAGAATCTGAAGAACTAGATCAGAAAACTTTTAGTGTG tgCAAAGAAAGAATGAGGCCTGTCAAAGCAGCATTGAAACAGCTGGATCGACCAGAGAAGGGCCTTTCTGAAAGAGAGCAGCTGGAACATACAAGGCAGTGTCTAATAAAAATTGGGGATCACATTACTGAATGTCTAAAGGAGTACACAAATcctgaacaaattaaacagtgGAGAAA aaatttgtggatttttgtttctaagtTTACAGAATTTGATGCCAGAAAGCTGCACAAACTTTATAAACATGCAATCAAAAAACGCCAAGAGTCGCAG CAACACAATGACCAGAATATTAGCAGCAATGTGAATACACATGTAATTAGAAATCCAG AtgtggaaagactgaaggagaaCACAAACCATGATGACAGTAGCAGGGACAGTTATTCTTCTGATAGACATTTTTCACAGTATCACGATCATCATAAAGACAGGCATCAGGGAGAAGCTTACAAGAAAAATGACTCTAGGAAAAGGCCCTATTCAGCCTTCAGCAATGGAAAAGATCACAGGGACTGGGATCACTACAAACAAGACAGTAG aTATTACAGTGATAGTAAACATAGAAAGTTAGATGACTACAGGAGCAGAGACCACAGGTCAAACCTGGAAGGAAGTTTAAAAGACAGCCGGGCTCATTCAGATCACCGTTCGCATTCAGACCACAGGATACATTCAGATCACCGGTCCACTTCAGAGTACAGCCATCATAAATCTAGAGATTATAGATACCACTCAGACTGGCAAATGGACCACAGAGCTTCAGGTAGCGGCCCAAGGTCACCATTAGATCAGAGGTCTCCTTATGGTTCAAGATCTCCCCTAGGACACAGATCTCCATTTGAACACTCATCAGATCACAAAAATACACCTGAACATACATGGAGTAGCCGGAAAACATAA